A region from the Manihot esculenta cultivar AM560-2 chromosome 13, M.esculenta_v8, whole genome shotgun sequence genome encodes:
- the LOC110630285 gene encoding disease resistance protein RUN1 — translation MASCIALPWKYDVFLSFSGEDTRKNFSSHLFAALSQKGVTTFKDDQELEGGKSLSQELINVIQQSKISIVIFSRNFASSTCCLDQLVEIFQSMKTKGQVVLPVFYGVDPSDVRKQSGNFGESFAKHQEYFKENIGKVQRWRVAATQLANLSGWDLQDRHESELIEEIVEEVLKKLRKSSDRFTSAAKNFVGMSSRLKEMNLHLVEAQLDDVRFVGICGMGGIGKTTIARAIYGYLSSQFEGSCFLANIREVEEKHGLIPLQEQLLSEILMERNITIWDANSGTCEIRNKLRHRRVLIVLDDVNRLEQLKSLAGRPDWFGCGSRIIITTRDEHLLLCHGVEKIYRVEGLDHDQALQLFCLRAFRSDYPADDYLEISNHFVNYANGLPLALDVLGSFLLGRSINEWRSALDRLKEIPNKEILDKLYISFDGLEELEKKIFLDIACFFKGDDKDYVIKVLESCGFCPDIGIRVLLNKSLITISDDRIWMHDLLQEMGQEIVRRSCYEEQGNQSRLWLYKDVYHVLMNNTGTEHIEGIVLDSCEQDDEVLSAKAFVKMKNLRLLILKNLHLPEGLEHLSNKLRYLDWDRYPFKSLPSTFQPDELVEMHLRYSNIKELWKGIKPLKTLKVIDLSYSVNLIKTMDFREVPNLEKLNLEGCVRLVEVHPSVGVLKRLVILNLKDCKGLIRLPSSICELKSLKVLILQGCSKLDELPESLGNMTGLEKLKLGGIANRQLPYSKLWDLLLPSWLLPRKNPNLMAFMPSLSVLCSLRTLDLSYCNLKEGALPDDLSCFPLLQTLNLSGNDFVSIPTSINRLSKLEDLWFVNCKRLQSLPSLPSSILYLSTDGCSSLGTSLPNTISRHYKLENLCFATCERLQSLPALASSIVHLKVDGLTAQETFPNSFEKDDSKHPSLTFVSNLQLVEIQGKNCSAFARLTSYLHFLLKHSSQGFFNPSSHISMRLAGSEVPEWFNYHGMGTSLEVQLPPHWFNNKWMGFSICVVFEFLDLLSSEPPTLFCDLHAQISPDQLLFLSRPATEISGDTGSASNQLWFNFIPRSSLNCVDGWQACGSLKASFFSNGLKVKRCGLRIIYDHDVGELIQCNRASESLGLLCHDNSGTSKRSHEDCSSDSNVEPNSENDNSVKELHSKRLKMTVDSELKPDGKNL, via the exons ATGGCTTCTTGCATTGCTCTTCCTTGGAAATATGATGTCTTCCTCAGCTTCAGTGGGGAAGACACCCGCAAGAATTTTAGTAGCCATCTTTTTGCTGCTTTATCTCAGAAAGGAGTTACCACCTTCAAGGATGATCAAGAACTTGAAGGAGGAAAATCCCTTTCTCAAGAGCTCATTAATGTCATACAACAATCGAAAATTTCTATTGTTATTTTCTCAAGAAATTTTGCTTCTTCCACCTGTTGCTTGGATCAACTTGTGGAAATCTTCCAATCCATGAAAACCAAGGGACAAGTAGTGTTGCCTGTTTTCTATGGTGTGGATCCTTCTGACGTGCGGAAACAGAGTGGGAACTTTGGTGAATCATTTGCTAAGCATCAagaatatttcaaggaaaatatTGGGAAGGTACAACGGTGGAGAGTTGCAGCCACCCAACTGGCCAATCTCAGTGGATGGGATTTACAAGACAG GCATGAGTCAGAGCTTATTGAAGAAATTGTAGAGGAAGTACTGAAAAAACTGAGAAAATCAAGTGATAGATTCACAAGTGCAGCTAAAAATTTTGTTGGAATGAGTTCACGTCTCAAGGAAATGAATTTGCATTTAGTTGAAGCACAGTTGGATGATGTTCGTTTTGTGGGTATTTGTGGTATGGGTGGTATAGGGAAGACAACAATTGCCAGAGCTATCTATGGATACCTATCTTCTCAATTTGAAGGTAGTTGCTTTCTTGCAAACATTAGAGAAGTTGAGGAGAAACATGGCTTAATTCCTTTACAAGAGCAACTTCTTTCTGAAATCCTCATGGAAAGAAACATAACAATTTGGGATGCTAATAGTGGAACCTGTGAGATCAGAAATAAGCTGCGCCATAGAAGAGTCCTTATAGTTCTTGACGATGTAAATCGATTGGAGCAGTTAAAATCATTAGCTGGTAGGCCTGATTGGTTTGGCTGTGGAAGTAGGATTATTATAACAACTAGAGATGAACATTTGTTGCTGTGCCATGGAGtggaaaaaatatatagagTAGAAGGATTAGATCATGATCAAGCTCTTCAGCTCTTTTGCTTGAGAGCTTTCAGAAGTGATTATCCTGCAGATGACTATTTGGAGATATCCAATCACTTTGTGAATTATGCTAATGGCCTTCCATTAGCTCTTGATGTTCTTGGTTCCTTCTTACTTGGTAGATCAATAAATGAGTGGAGAAGTGCATTGGATAGGCTAAAGGAAATTCCCAACAAAGAAATTTTGGATAAGCTTTATATAAGTTTTGATGGATTAGAGGAATTGGAGAAGAAAATATTCCTAGATATTGCTTGTTTTTTCAAAGGAGATGATAAAGATTATGTGATTAAAGTATTGGAAAGTTGTGGGTTTTGTCCAGATATTGGAATAAGAGTTCTCCTCAACAAATCTCTCATAACCATTTCAGATGATAGAATATGGATGCATGATTTACTTCAAGAAATGGGGCAAGAAATTGTGCGACGATCATGCTATGAAGAACAAGGAAACCAAAGTAGATTATGGCTTTATAAGGATGTCTATCATGTCCTAATGAATAACACA GGAACAGAACATATTGAAGGCATAGTCCTAGATTCATGTGAACAAGACGATGAAGTTCTGAGTGCTAAAGCCTTTGTGAAGATGAAAAATCTCAGGTTGCTTATACTTAAAAATTTACACCTTCCAGAGGGCCTTGAGCATCTTTCCAATAAGTTGAGATATCTTGACTGGGATAGGTATcctttcaaatctcttccatctaCTTTCCAGCCAGATGAACTTGTGGAGATGCATTTGCGCTATAGCAACATCAAAGAATTATGGAAGGGAATAAAG CCTTTGAAGACATTGAAGGTGATTGATCTTAGTTACTCTGTTAACTTGATCAAGACCATGGACTTTAGAGAAGTGCCAAACCTTGAAAAGCTGAATCTGGAAGGTTGCGTGAGGCTAGTTGAGGTGCATCCATCCGTCGGAGTTCTGAAAAGGCTAGTCATTTTGAATTTGAAGGACTGCAAAGGTCTTATCAGGCTTCCAAGTAGCATATGTGAGCTTAAGTCCCTCAAGGTTCTTATCTTGCAAGGCTGCTCAAAACTTGATGAATTGCCTGAAAGTTTAGGGAATATGACAGGCTTGGAGAAACTTAAACTTGGTGGAATTGCTAATAGACAACTTCCATATTCTAAACTATGGGATCTGCTTCTCCCTTCATGGTTACTGCCAAGGAAGAATCCAAATCTAATGGCTTTTATGCCTTCTTTGTCAGTCTTATGCTCCTTGAGAACTTTAGATTTAAGCTACTGCAATCTGAAAGAAGGAGCACTTCCTGATGATTTGAGCTGCTTCCCATTGTTGCAGACATTAAATCTAAGTGGAAATGATTTTGTAAGCATACCTACGAGCATTAATCGACTTTCTAAACTTGAAGATCTATGGTTTGTTAATTGCAAGAGGCTTCAGTCATTGCCAAGTCTTCCATCAAGCATTTTATATCTTAGTACAGATGGTTGCTCTTCCCTGGGAACTTCTCTGCCCAACACCATCAGTAGACATTATAAACTGGAAAACCTTTGTTTTGCTACTTGTGAGAGGCTTCAGTCATTGCCGGCTCTTGCGTCAAGCATTGTTCATCTAAAAGTTGACGGTTTAACTGCACAGGAAACTTTCCCAAATTCATTTGAGAAAGATGATTCCAAACATCCATCATTAACTTTCGTAAGTAACTTACAGTTGGTTGAGATTCAAGGCAAAAATTGTTCTGCTTTTGCAAGGCTGACAAGTTACCTGCATTTCCTGCTAAAGCACAGCTCTCAG GGATTCTTTAATCCAAGCTCGCATATATCGATGCGTTTAGCTGGAAGTGAAGTTCCAGAGTGGTTTAACTATCATGGAATGGGGACTTCATTAGAAGTGCAGCTTCCTCCTCACTGGTTCAACAATAAGTGGATGGGATTTTCTATTTGCGTAGTTTTTGAATTCCTTGATCTTCTTTCCTCAGAGCCTCCTACTCTTTTCTGTGATCTGCACGCACAGATTTCGCCAGATCAACTTTTGTTTCTCAGTCGCCCAGCTACAGAAATTTCTGGGGACACAGGCTCTGCATCAAATCAACTTTGGTTCAACTTCATACCACGTAGCTCTTTAAATTGTGTAGATGGGTGGCAAGCATGTGGAAGCCTTAAAGCATCATTTTTTTCAAATGGGTTGAAGGTGAAGCGTTGTGGGCTTCGCATAATATATGATCATGATGTTGGTGAATTAATCCAATGCAACAGAGCTTCTGAGAGTTTGGGTCTCCTCTGTCATGATAATTCTGGTACGAGCAAGAGAAGCCATGAGGATTGTAGTTCTGACAGTAACGTGGAACCCAACAGTGAAAACGACAACTCTGTTAAGGAATTGCATTCCAAGAGATTGAAAATGACTGTGGATTCGGAGCTGAAACCGGATGGCAAAAACCTCTAA
- the LOC110630027 gene encoding disease resistance protein RUN1, whose translation MQSHTFITTTHQYTILHASFSSPMPASSCCKYDVFLSFRGEDTRKNFTSHLYAGLCQKGILTFKDDKELERGKTISQELLKAIQDSKICIVIFSTSYASSSWCLDELAHIFECMKTKGQLVMPVFYHVNPTDVRKQTGDYGKSFAQHEQRLHTNLNKIQQWRTAMTGLANLSGWDLQDRHESELIEEIVKDVLRKLRKSSSVISAAKNFVGMSSRLVDMSMYLDMGQTDDVFFLGICGMGGIGKTTIARVVYEELSSQFEGSSFLANVREVDEKHGLIPLQKQILSEILLDRGITIWDAHSGSNELRNRLHRKRVLIVLDDVNQLDQLKFLAGMHDWFGKGSRIIITSRDEHLLTCHGVDKIYRVEGLSDDEALHLFCLKAFKSDYPTGDYVELTNHFVNYCNGLPLALDVIGSFLFCKSVNEWRSALSRLKDVPNQKISGKLYISFNGLEEIEKKIFLDIACFFNGEDKDHVMQVLETCGFYPEIGIRVLINKSLITISKERIWMHDLLQEMGRDIVRQESAEEPGKRSRLWLFKDVEHVLSNDKGTEQIEGIVLDSCNQQDAKLSAKSFTKMKRLRLLKLRNLHFSQGLEYLSNKLRYLEWDGYPFKSLPSTFQPDTLVELHMRCSNMEHLWKGVIKPLKKLKVIDLSFSINLIKTTDFKDAPNLEKLNLEGCTRLLEVHQSIGDLKRLVLLNLKDCKSLIRLPNSICDLKSLKFLNLHGCSKLEKLPERLGDMTSLEKLYAGGITTRQAPSTKLWDFFLPSRLLPWKNQNPTPNQMVTLLPSLLVLRSLRSLDLSYCNLVEGALPSDMSCFPSLRTLNLSGNDFFSIPSSISRLSKLEDFRFANCKKLQVFPSMPSSILYLSMDGCSALESLLPRSISRQFELENLCAAVDCKRLQLLPDLSSCILYLSVDGLTAEDTIPNPFGTNTTRPSSLTLVSCLKLFEVQSKNISAFGRLTSYLHYLLRHSSQGLFSPSSHISMCLAGTEIPGWFNYQSPGSSLEIHLPPYWWATKWMGFAFCIEFGFHEPLPDSSTISCDLHACITPNQDLFLGHTAVEISKDMIVTSDQLWFNYMPRSSLTCLDLWEACCHLKVTFSSNHLRVKYCGLRAIYGRDLDDLVTCSNPFQNLGLPCNDNVEKSKRSRDEYSCGSGREPNESGSLPAKRLRMAVDPES comes from the exons ATGCAGTCGCACACCTTCATTACAACCACTCATCAATACACTATACTGCATGCTTCATTTTCTTCTCCCATGCCTGCTTCTTCCTGCTGTAAATATGATGTGTTCCTCAGTTTCAGAGGGGAAGATACTAGAAAAAACTTCACTAGCCATCTCTACGCTGGTTTATGTCAGAAAGGGATTCTGACCTTCAAGGATGATAAAGAGCTCGAGAGAGGCAAAACCATTTCTCAAGAACTGCTTAAAGCAATCCAAGATTCTAAGATTTGTATTGTTATTTTCTCAACAAGCTATGCTTCTTCCTCTTGGTGCTTGGATGAGCTTGCGCATATTTTTGAGTGCATGAAAACAAAGGGACAATTGGTTATGCCTGTTTTCTACCATGTTAATCCAACTGATGTTAGAAAACAAACTGGTGACTATGGAAAATCATTTGCTCAGCATGAACAGCGTCTCCACACCAACTTGAACAAGATTCAACAATGGAGAACTGCAATGACTGGATTGGCCAATCTCTCTGGTTGGGATTTACAAGACAG GCATGAGTCAGAGCTTATTGAAGAAATAGTAAAAGATGTGCTACGCAAATTGAGAAAATCGAGTTCAGTGATAAGTGCAGCTAAGAATTTTGTTGGGATGAGTTCACGTTTGGTGGACATGAGTATGTATTTAGACATGGGCCAAACAGATGATGTTTTTTTTCTAGGGATTTGTGGGATGGGTGGCATTGGAAAAACCACCATTGCTAGGGTTGTCTACGAGGAACTATCTTCTCAATTTGAAGGCAGCAGCTTCCTCGCAAACGTTAGAGAAGTTGACGAGAAACATGGCTTAATTCCTTTACAAAAACAAATTCTGAGTGAAATTCTACTGGATAGAGGCATTACTATTTGGGATGCTCATAGCGGAAGCAATGAGCTCAGAAATAGGTTACACAGGAAAAGAGTTCTTATAGTTCTTGATGATGTCAACCAATTGGATCAGTTAAAATTTTTGGCTGGCATGCATGATTGGTTTGGGAAGGGAAGTAGGATAATTATAACGAGTAGAGATGAGCATTTACTCACATGCCATGGAGTTGATAAAATCTACAGGGTTGAAGGACTAAGTGATGATGAAGCCCTTCATCTCTTTTGTTTGAAAGCCTTTAAGAGTGATTATCCAACAGGTGATTATGTGGAACTAACTAATCACTTTGTCAATTATTGTAATGGCCTTCCATTAGCTCTTGATGTTATTGGTTCTTTCTTGTTTTGTAAATCTGTAAATGAGTGGAGAAGTGCATTGAGTAGATTGAAAGATGTTCCTAATCAAAAAATCTCGGGTAAGCTTTATATAAGCTTTAATGGTTTAGAGGAGATTGAGAAGAAAATATTCTTAGATATTGCTTGCTTTTTCAATGGAGAGGATAAAGATCATGTGATGCAAGTATTGGAAACTTGTGGTTTCTATCCAGAAATTGGAATAAGAGTTCTCATCAATAAATCTCTCATAACCATTTCAAAAGAGAGAATATGGATGCATGATTTACTTCAAGAAATGGGTCGAGACATTGTTCGCCAAGAATCTGCTGAAGAACCAGGAAAAAGAAGTAGATTGTGGCTTTTTAAGGATGTTGAGCATGTTCTATCAAATGATAAG GGAACAGAACAGATTGAAGGCATTGTCCTGGACTCATGCAATCAACAAGATGCAAAATTGAGTGCTAAATCCTTCACAAAGATGAAGAGGCTAAGATTGCTCAAACTTCGAAATTTACACTTTTCCCAGGGCCTTGAGTATCtttcaaataaattaagatATCTTGAATGGGATGGATATcctttcaaatctcttccatcaaCTTTCCAGCCTGATACTCTTGTTGAGCTCCATATGCGCTGCAGTAACATGGAACATTTGTGGAAGGGAGTTATCAAA CCACTAAAGAAGTTGAAGGTCATTGATCTAAGTTTCTCTATTAACTTAATCAAGACTACGGACTTCAAGGATGCTCCAAACCTTGAAAAGTTGAATCTTGAAGGCTGCACAAGATTGTTGGAGGTTCACCAATCCATTGGAGATCTGAAAAGGCTTGTTTTATTGAACTTGAAGGATTGCAAAAGCCTTATAAGGCTTCCAAATAGCATATGTGATTTGAAGTCCCTTAAGTTTCTTAATTTGCATGGATGCTCAAAACTTGAGAAGTTGCCAGAAAGGCTGGGAGATATGACAAGCTTGGAAAAGCTTTATGCAGGTGGGATTACTACAAGACAAGCTCCATCAACTAAACTGTGGGATTTTTTTCTCCCTTCAAGATTATTGCCATGGAAGAATCAAAATCCAACTCCAAATCAAATGGTTACCTTGCTGCCTTCTTTGTTAGTGTTACGATCATTGAGGTCACTAGATTTAAGTTACTGCAATCTGGTAGAAGGAGCACTACCTAGTGATATGAGCTGCTTCCCGTCACTGAGAACACTCAATCTAAGCggaaatgatttttttagcATCCCTTCAAGCATAAGTAGACTTTCGAAACTCGAAGATTTTCGATTCGCTAATTGCAAGAAGCTTCAAGTATTTCCAAGTATGCCATCAAGCATTTTATATCTTAGTATGGATGGTTGCTCTGCCTTGGAAAGTTTGCTACCTAGAAGCATCAGCAGACAATTTGAACTTGAAAATCTTTGTGCTGCTGTGGATTGCAAGAGGCTTCAGTTATTGCCAGATCTTTCATCGTGTATTTTATATCTAAGTGTGGATGGATTAACAGCAGAAGACACCATCCCAAATCCATTTGGGACAAACACTACCAGACCTTCATCATTGACTCTGGTAAGTTGCTTGAAATTGTTCGAGGTTCAAAGCAAAAACATTTCAGCATTTGGAAGGCTGACAAGCTATCTGCATTATTTGCTGAGGCACAGCTCTCAG GGACTCTTTAGTCCAAGCTCTCACATATCCATGTGTTTAGCTGGAACTGAAATTCCAGGTTGGTTCAACTATCAGTCCCCTGGTTCTTCATTAGAAATCCATTTGCCTCCATATTGGTGGGCTACGAAATGGATGGGGTTTGCATTCTGTATAGAGTTTGGATTCCATGAGCCTCTACCAGATTCTTCGACCATTTCCTGTGATTTGCACGCATGCATTACTCCAAATCAAGATCTGTTTCTGGGTCACACTGCTGTTGAAATCTCCAAGGACATGATTGTTACATCAGATCAACTTTGGTTCAATTACATGCCTCGAAGCTCTTTGACTTGTCTGGATTTGTGGGAAGCCTGTTGTCATCTTAAGGTTACATTTTCTTCAAACCATTTAAGGGTGAAGTATTGTGGGTTGCGTGCAATATATGGTCGAGATCTTGATGATTTAGTAACCTGTAGCAATCCATTCCAGAATTTGGGACTCCCCTGTAACGATAATGTtgagaagagtaagagaagccGGGACGAGTATAGCTGTGGCAGTGGAAGGGAACCCAATGAAAGTGGGAGTCTCCCAGCCAAGAGACTGAGAATGGCTGTGGATCCTGAGTCCTGA